One Pyrus communis chromosome 4, drPyrComm1.1, whole genome shotgun sequence genomic region harbors:
- the LOC137731942 gene encoding uncharacterized protein isoform X2: MTVILSRPFLSLPVQNRRFNKSRPSAPPSISCFNPRHSFKRDYTSVMIVPTGIGAAIGGYAGDALPVARTLSSVVDCLIAHPNVLNAAMLYWPMPNALYVEGYALDRFAEGLWGLMPVHQNKVGLVLDCGIEEELRVRHLQVADAARASLGLPVVEYVVTDTPLQVEKWVDPKTRQSTGRIKHPDSLLRAVQALVKHSQVNAVAVVGRFPDGDDVQDTDDYRQGMGIDLLAGVEAVISHLVVKEFQIPCAHAPALSPLPMTPSLCPKSAAEELGYTFLPCVLAGLSNAPQYLVKNSESENGCILASDVDSVILPRDAFGGHGAIAFARSKRNKVNVSNYWEAIGVIAAHKAGVNPHSLRRNRIKNLQQTSLLPANGYAVKMPQ; this comes from the exons ATGACAGTAATTCTGAGCCGTCCGTTCCTCTCCTTGCCCGTCCAAAACCGACGATTCAACAAATCCCGACCGTCCGCTCCACCAAGCATCTCATGCTTCAATCCCCGGCACTCCTTCAAG AGAGACTACACGAGCGTAATGATAGTCCCGACCGGGATTGGAGCCGCCATTGGCGGATACGCCGGCGACGCCCTGCCCGTCGCCCGCACTCTCTCCTCCGTCGTCGATTGCCTCATCGCTCACCCCAAC GTGCTGAATGCGGCGATGCTTTACTGGCCAATGCCGAATGCGTTGTACGTCGAAGGTTATGCCCTTGACCGCTTTGCTGAAGGCCTATGGGGTCTCATGCCTGTTCACCAAAACAAG GTGGGTTTGGTTCTTGATTGTGGCATCGAGGAGGAGCTTCGTGTTCGCCATTTGCAAGTGGCGGATGCTGCGAGGGCTTCCCTTGGCTTGCCTGTTGTGGAATATGTTGTCACTGACACTCCATTGCAG GTAGAGAAGTGGGTTGATCCAAAAACTAGGCAATCAACAGGGAGGATTAAGCACCCTGATTCACTATTGAGGGCTGTGCAGGCTTTAGTTAAACACTCGCAAGTAAATGCTGTTGCAGTTGTTGGACGCTTCCCAGACGGTGATGATGTTCAAGACACAGACGATTATCGACAAGGGATG GGAATTGATCTATTGGCAGGGGTTGAGGCAGTTATAAGCCATCTAGTGGTGAAGGAGTTCCAAATTCCTTGTGCACACGCTCCTGCTTTATCACCACTCCCCATGACCCCATCTCTATGCCCAAAATCAGCTGCTGAGGAG TTGGGGTACACATTCTTGCCATGTGTGCTTGCTGGGCTTAGTAATGCACCACAGTACTTGGTAAAGAACTCTGAGTCGGAGAATGGTTGCATACTTGCTAGTGATGTTGATAGCGTCATCCTTCCTAGAGATGCTTTTGGAGGACATGGCGCTATTGCTTTTGCACGAAGCAAAAGAAACAAG GTCAATGTCTCAAACTATTGGGAAGCAATTGGTGTCATTGCAGCACACAAGGCTGGAGTAAATCCGCATTCTCTACGAAGAAATAGGATTAAGAATCTTCAACAAACTTCTCTGTTGCCTGCCAATGGTTACGCCGTTAAAATGCCACAGTAA
- the LOC137731942 gene encoding uncharacterized protein isoform X1, which produces MTVILSRPFLSLPVQNRRFNKSRPSAPPSISCFNPRHSFKRDYTSVMIVPTGIGAAIGGYAGDALPVARTLSSVVDCLIAHPNVLNAAMLYWPMPNALYVEGYALDRFAEGLWGLMPVHQNKVGLVLDCGIEEELRVRHLQVADAARASLGLPVVEYVVTDTPLQVEKWVDPKTRQSTGRIKHPDSLLRAVQALVKHSQVNAVAVVGRFPDGDDVQDTDDYRQGMGIDLLAGVEAVISHLVVKEFQIPCAHAPALSPLPMTPSLCPKSAAEELGYTFLPCVLAGLSNAPQYLVKNSESENGCILASDVDSVILPRDAFGGHGAIAFARSKRNKPLIIAVDENETVLDDTPDKFGIEAVNVSNYWEAIGVIAAHKAGVNPHSLRRNRIKNLQQTSLLPANGYAVKMPQ; this is translated from the exons ATGACAGTAATTCTGAGCCGTCCGTTCCTCTCCTTGCCCGTCCAAAACCGACGATTCAACAAATCCCGACCGTCCGCTCCACCAAGCATCTCATGCTTCAATCCCCGGCACTCCTTCAAG AGAGACTACACGAGCGTAATGATAGTCCCGACCGGGATTGGAGCCGCCATTGGCGGATACGCCGGCGACGCCCTGCCCGTCGCCCGCACTCTCTCCTCCGTCGTCGATTGCCTCATCGCTCACCCCAAC GTGCTGAATGCGGCGATGCTTTACTGGCCAATGCCGAATGCGTTGTACGTCGAAGGTTATGCCCTTGACCGCTTTGCTGAAGGCCTATGGGGTCTCATGCCTGTTCACCAAAACAAG GTGGGTTTGGTTCTTGATTGTGGCATCGAGGAGGAGCTTCGTGTTCGCCATTTGCAAGTGGCGGATGCTGCGAGGGCTTCCCTTGGCTTGCCTGTTGTGGAATATGTTGTCACTGACACTCCATTGCAG GTAGAGAAGTGGGTTGATCCAAAAACTAGGCAATCAACAGGGAGGATTAAGCACCCTGATTCACTATTGAGGGCTGTGCAGGCTTTAGTTAAACACTCGCAAGTAAATGCTGTTGCAGTTGTTGGACGCTTCCCAGACGGTGATGATGTTCAAGACACAGACGATTATCGACAAGGGATG GGAATTGATCTATTGGCAGGGGTTGAGGCAGTTATAAGCCATCTAGTGGTGAAGGAGTTCCAAATTCCTTGTGCACACGCTCCTGCTTTATCACCACTCCCCATGACCCCATCTCTATGCCCAAAATCAGCTGCTGAGGAG TTGGGGTACACATTCTTGCCATGTGTGCTTGCTGGGCTTAGTAATGCACCACAGTACTTGGTAAAGAACTCTGAGTCGGAGAATGGTTGCATACTTGCTAGTGATGTTGATAGCGTCATCCTTCCTAGAGATGCTTTTGGAGGACATGGCGCTATTGCTTTTGCACGAAGCAAAAGAAACAAG CCACTTATAATTGCTGTGGATGAAAATGAAACAGTCCTTGATGATACACCAGATAAATTTGGGATTGAAGCG GTCAATGTCTCAAACTATTGGGAAGCAATTGGTGTCATTGCAGCACACAAGGCTGGAGTAAATCCGCATTCTCTACGAAGAAATAGGATTAAGAATCTTCAACAAACTTCTCTGTTGCCTGCCAATGGTTACGCCGTTAAAATGCCACAGTAA
- the LOC137733005 gene encoding multicopper oxidase LPR1-like, which translates to MVRAQRVLVLLISFLGLLLETSWAEEQLVNLTRLHMFVDELPDMPLLKGFDVVDGVPKPKSLKIGMYMKKWRFHRDLPATPVFAYGTHKRTATVPGPTIEALHGIDTFVTWRNYLPSKHILPWDPTIPTALPATNKGVPTVVHLHGGIHEPASDGSAEAWFTAKFKDRGPAWPKRRYRYRNQQQPGNLWYHDHSMGLTRVNLLAGLIGAYIVRQPEVEDPFRLPIGEFDRTLMVFDRSFRTDGSIYMNSTGNNPSIHPQWQPEYFGDAIIVNGKAWPQLKVRRRKYRFRIINASNARFFRFFFANGLRFIHVGADSAYLGKPVGTKDILLAPSEIADVVVDFSKSRNANAILANDAPYPYPSGDPVNIANSKVMQFLIADHSELDTSRVPAWLIQYPAPDQSSASRTRYIAMYEYTSDADEPTHLYLNGKSYEAPATEIAKAGTSEVWNVINLTADNHPLHIHLGLFVVLEQRELVNVEKFKDCMNKLNDAVKCQISKYAVGKRVEVPAHEKGWKNVFKMRPGTVTQIFLRFAYIHSNASYEFDPTAEPGYVYHCHILDHEDNAMMRPLKIVR; encoded by the exons atggttaGAGCCCAGAGAGTTTTGGTGTTATTAATATCTTTTCTGGGGTTGCTTTTGGAGACTTCATGGGCGGAAGAGCAGCTTGTAAATCTGACCAGGCTGCACATGTTTGTGGATGAACTTCCCGATATGCCCCTACTCAAAGGCTTTGATGTTGTCGATGGTGTTCCCAAACCCAAGTCATTAAAAATTGGCATGTACATGAAAAAATGG AGATTCCACCGAGACCTTCCGGCGACTCCAGTGTTCGCCTACGGTACACATAAGCGCACAGCAACGGTGCCTGGTCCAACAATCGAAGCCCTCCATGGAATCGATACCTTCGTGACGTGGCGTAATTACCTCCCCTCCAAACACATTCTGCCTTGGGATCCCACCATTCCAACGGCCTTACCCGCTACCAACAAGGGCGTTCCTACTGTGGTGCACCTCCACGGCGGCATCCATGAACCCGCAAGCGATGGAAGCGCAGAAGCATGGTTCACCGCCAAATTCAAAGACCGTGGGCCCGCTTGGCCGAAGCGAAGATATCGCTACCGCAATCAGCAACAACCCGGGAACCTGTGGTACCATGATCACTCCATGGGGTTGACCAGAGTCAACCTCCTCGCAGGTTTGATTGGGGCCTACATTGTCCGTCAGCCGGAAGTCGAAGACCCGTTTCGACTCCCAATTGGCGAATTTGATCGAACGCTAATGGTGTTCGATCGTAGCTTTCGCACCGACGGTTCGATATACATGAACTCTACCGGAAACAATCCCTCCATACACCCGCAATGGCAGCCGGAATATTTTGGTGACGCAATTATTGTGAATGGGAAGGCATGGCCGCAGCTGAAGGTACGACGTCGTAAATACAGATTCCGAATTATCAACGCTAGCAATGCGAGGTTCTTCAGATTCTTCTTCGCCAACGGTTTGAGATTCATCCACGTGGGGGCTGATTCGGCGTACCTTGGGAAACCGGTGGGGACCAAGGACATTTTGCTGGCGCCTTCTGAGATCGCTGACGTGGTGGTTGACTTTTCGAAGTCCAGGAATGCCAATGCTATCCTAGCCAACGATGCACCGTATCCTTACCCATCGGGTGATCCCGTTAACATTGCTAACAGTAAGGTCATGCAGTTTTTGATTGCTGACCATTCAGAGCTGGACACGTCACGTGTTCCGGCGTGGTTAATTCAGTACCCCGCTCCTGATCAATCGAGTGCATCACGCACACGATACATTGCAATGTATGAGTACACGAGCGACGCGGATGAGCCGACACATCTTTATTTGAACGGGAAATCTTATGAGGCACCGGCGACGGAGATCGCGAAAGCGGGGACCAGTGAGGTGTGGAACGTGATCAATCTGACGGCGGACAACCATCCGTTACACATTCACTTGGGACTGTTCGTTGTACTGGAGCAGAGGGAGCTGGTGAATGTAGAAAAGTTTAAAGATTGCATGAATAAATTAAACGACGCCGTCAAGTGCCAAATAAGCAAATATGCAGTTGGCAAGAGAGTAGAGGTGCCAGCTCACGAGAAAGGTTGGAAGAATGTGTTCAAGATGAGACCCGGTACCGTGACACAGATATTTTTGAGATTTGCTTACATACACTCGAATGCATCGTATGAGTTTGATCCTACTGCGGAGCCTGGTTACGTGTACCATTGTCAT ATCTTGGATCATGAGGACAATGCCATGATGAGACCTTTAAAAATTGTCCGTTGA
- the LOC137731571 gene encoding transcription factor MYB8-like, with translation MRKPCCDKQDTNKGAWSKQEDLKLIEYIRKNGEGCWRTLPQAAGLLRCGKSCRLRWINYLRPDLKRGNFAEDEEDLIIKLHALLGNRWSLIAGRLPGRTDNEVKNYWNSHLRRKLMNMGIDPNNHRPNNVNLPRLHHQNSQTVSSTATLSAALKNPTNYQLQARSGGNNNCDHESDGTSCLEDDSCGRLPDLNLDLTITAPLSNPVPDNLKEEQNFESKVSKKSSEFASSTILPLFR, from the exons ATGAGGAAACCCTGCTGCGATAAGCAGGACACGAACAAAGGAGCTTGGTCCAAGCAAGAAGACCTGAAGCTCATTGAATACATTCGTAAAAATGGCGAGGGTTGTTGGCGTACCCTTCCTCAGGCTGCAG GCCTACTTCGTTGTGGTAAAAGTTGTAGGCTGAGATGGATAAACTATCTACGACCAGACCTTAAAAGAGGCAACTTtgctgaagatgaagaagatctCATCATCAAGCTTCATGCACTCCTAGGCAACCG GTGGTCATTGATTGCTGGGAGATTGCCAGGACGTACAGACAATGAAGTGAAAAACTACTGGAACTCTCATTTGAGAAGAAAGCTTATGAACATGGGTATAGATCCAAATAATCATCGACCGAACAACGTCAATCTCCCTCGTCTTCATCATCAAAATTCACAAACTGTCAGTAGTACTGCAACATTGTCTGCAGCTTTAAAAAACCCTACCAATTATCAGCTGCAAGCAAGATCCGGTGGTAATAATAATTGTGACCATGAATCGGACGGTACAAGTTGCTTAGAGGATGATTCTTGTGGCCGGCTGCCTGATTTAAACCTAGACCTCACAATAACTGCTCCTTTGTCTAATCCAGTTCCTGATAACCTCAAGGAGGAGCAAAATTTCGAGTCCAAAGTGTCAAAGAAGTCATCAGAATTTGCTTCATCTACCATCCTTCCTCTCTTCAGATAA